A part of Zonotrichia leucophrys gambelii isolate GWCS_2022_RI chromosome 7, RI_Zleu_2.0, whole genome shotgun sequence genomic DNA contains:
- the DES gene encoding desmin, protein MSQSYSSSQRVSSYRRTFGGSPVFPRASFGSKGSSGSSVTSRVYQVSRTSAVPSLSTFRTTRVTPLRTYQSAYQGSGELLDFSLADAMNQEFLQTRTNEKVELQELNDRFANYIEKVRFLEQQNALMVAEVNRLRGKEPTRVAEMYEEELRELRRQIDVLTSQRARVEVERDNLLDDLQKLKQKLQEEIQLKEEAENNLAAFRADVDAATLARIDLERRIESLQEEIAFLKKVHEEEIRELQAQLQEQHIQVEMDISKPDLTAALRDIRAQYESIAAKNIAEAEEWYKSKVSDLTQAANKNNDALRQAKQEMLEYRHQIQSYTCEIDALKGTNDSLMRQMREMEERFAGEAGGYQDTIARLEEEIRHLKDEMARHLREYQDLLNVKMALDVEIATYRKLLEGEENRISIPMHQTFASALNFRETSPEQRGSEVHTKKTVMIKTIETRDGEVVSEATQQQHEVL, encoded by the exons ATGAGCCAGTCCTACTCCTCCAGCCAGCGGGTCTCTTCCTACCGCCGCACCTTCGGCGGCTCCCCGGTGTTCCCCCGAGCCTCCTTCGGGAGCAAGGGCAGCAGCGGCAGCTCCGTCACCTCCCGCGTGTACCAGGTGTCGCGCACCTCGGCCGTGCCCAGCCTGTCCACCTTCCGCACCACCCGCGTGACGCCGCTGCGCACCTACCAAAGCGCCTACCAGGGCTCCGGGGAGCTGCTGGACTTCAGCCTGGCCGATGCCATGAACCAGGAGTTCCTCCAGACCCGCACCAACGAGaaagtggagctgcaggagctcaatGACCGATTCGCCAACTACATCGAGAAGGTGCgcttcctggagcagcagaacgCTCTCATGGTGGCCGAGGTGAACCGCCTGCGGGGCAAGGAGCCCACCCGCGTGGCCGAGATGTACGAGGAGGAGCTGCGGGAGCTGCGGCGCCAGATCGACGTGCTCACCAGCCAGAGGGCGCGTGTGGAGGTTGAGCGTGACAACCTGCTCGACGACCTGCAGAAGCTCAAGCAGAA GCTGCAAGAGGAGATCCAACTGAAGGAGGAGGCTGAGAACAACCTCGCTGCATTCAGAGCT GATGTGGATGCAGCCACACTAGCACGCATTGACCTGGAAAGACGGATTGAgtccctgcaggaggagatcGCCTTCCTCAAGAAGGTGCATGAAGAG GAAATccgggagctgcaggcacagctgcaggagcagcacatccaggTGGAGATGGACATCTCCAAGCCTGATTTGACGGCTGCGCTGCGGGACATCCGTGCTCAGTATGAGAGCATTGCTGCCAAGAACATCGCCGAGGCCGAGGAGTGGTACAAGTCCAAG gtgtctgACCTGACACAGGCAGCCAACAAGAACAACGATGCGCTGAGGCAGGCCAAACAGGAGATGCTGGAGTACCGGCACCAGATCCAGTCCTACACCTGCGAGATTGATGCCCTCAAGGGCACG aatGACTCGCTGATGCGGCAGATGCGGGAGATGGAGGAGCGCTTTGCAGGGGAGGCCGGTGGGTACCAGGACACCATTGCCCGCCTGGAGGAGGAGATCCGGCACCTGAAGGATGAGATGGCCCGGCACCTGCGCGAGTACCAGGACCTGCTCAATGTCAAGATGGCCCTGGATGTGGAGATCGCCACATACCGCaagctgctggagggagaggagaacCG GATCAGCATTCCCATGCACCAGACCTTCGCTTCTGCACTCAATTTCCGAG agaccagcccagagcagcggGGCTCTGAGGTGCACACCAAAAAGACCGTGATGATCAAAACCATCGAGACCCGTGATGGGGAG GTGGTGAGCGAGGCgactcagcagcagcatgaagTGCTGTAG